A window of Mytilus edulis chromosome 10, xbMytEdul2.2, whole genome shotgun sequence contains these coding sequences:
- the LOC139492599 gene encoding uncharacterized protein, with protein MILGTSIGELVKFARCGNLEYRGAKINCDCSVAEFFNLEYLEFNRMFSNLFTSNACQNPEPLRGIHIKDLFFNTSLHHLMICDLQDGCPKVGNCKCVCTSHPLTDSIIIDCSNQSCTDLPEVVPKTRHRIVLLMEGNQIQSVNSKYYFKDVKSLDLAGNPVQGFDESIQNLTNAVEIIIVDHLLDSLPRQVQFLDPNVFRFGQNGIPCNCDNRWIGEWRKFKNAKDPLFCSNFKNISIEDYISHSMDCDSRQENLLSLYSLIPLTIFIVLIWKLRHLRYDVRVLKNQFLTIDKNIQRIWQTDVYISFDEDNDDVRWFVFQILDKFCRRRELSTYIACRDSWPGSTDEQNIVRNLQRCKYCLIIQSSGMYDLDKTNSCSNRMEYRLAWDLFTDKKLCKVFIINFDKSKTEKFQTMKTKALYRLGMGFKIYDRKRSLYEKLLEVFNEPLVTNAKHIRQRKRRILTYLWHQFKDRT; from the coding sequence ATGATATTAGGAACCAGCATTGGAGAACTAGTTAAATTTGCAAGATGTGGAAACCTTGAGTATCGCGGAGCTAAAATTAACTGTGATTGTTCAGTTGCAGAATTCTTCAATTTAGAGTATCTTGAGTTTAATCGAATGTTTAGTAATCTATTTACTAGTAATGCGTGTCAAAATCCAGAACCTTTACGAGGTATACATATAAAAGACCTTTTCTTTAACACGAGTCTGCATCATCTCATGATATGCGACCTTCAAGATGGCTGTCCCAAAGTTGGAAACTGtaaatgtgtttgtacatctcaTCCACTTACTGACAGTATAATCATAGATTGTTCTAACCAGTCTTGCACGGATCTTCCCGAAGTGGTTCCCAAAACTAGGCATAGAATAGTGTTATTGATGGAAGGTAATCAAATACAAAGTGTTAATTCGAAATACTATTTTAAAGATGTAAAAAGTTTGGATTTAGCCGGAAATCCTGTACAGGGTTTTGATGAAAGCATCCAAAATTTAACAAATGCTGTTGAAATAATCATAGTAGATCATTTACTTGACTCACTTCCAAGGCAAGTTCAATTTCTTGATCCTAACGTCTTCCGGTTCGGTCAAAACGGTATACCTTGTAATTGTGATAATCGATGGATCGGCGAATGGAGAAAGTTTAAAAATGCAAAGGATCCTCTATTTtgttcaaactttaaaaatatttcaattgaagATTATATAAGTCATTCAATGGACTGTGATTCAAGACAGGAAAATCTATTGTCTTTGTATTCACTTATTCCTCTGACTATATTTATTGTTCTTATTTGGAAACTAAGACATCTTCGTTACGATGTCAGAGTTCTTAAAAATCAGTTCCTAACAattgacaaaaatatacaaaGGATTTGGCAAACTGatgtttatatttcatttgacgAAGACAACGATGACGTCAGATGGTTTGTGTTTCAGATATTAGATAAGTTTTGTCGTAGAAGAGAACTAAGCACCTATATTGCCTGTCGAGATTCCTGGCCTGGCAGTACAGACGAGCAAAACATCGTCAGGAATTTGCAACGTTGCAAATACTGCCTAATAATACAGTCATCTGGCATGTATGATTTAGATAAAACCAACTCATGTTCAAATCGTATGGAATATAGACTAGCATGGGATCTGTTTACAGATAAAAAGTTATGCAAAGTATTTATTATTAACTTTGACAAGagtaaaacagaaaaatttcaaACTATGAAAACAAAAGCGCTATACAGACTTGGGATGGGATTTAAGATATATGATCGTAAACGGTCTTTATACGAAAAATTGTTGGAAGTTTTCAACGAACCACTAGTTACAAATGCAAAACACATTCGCCAGCGTAAAAGAAGAATATTGACATATTTATGGCATCAATTTAAAGATAGAACTTGA